The following coding sequences are from one Shewanella violacea DSS12 window:
- a CDS encoding LysR substrate-binding domain-containing protein: protein MDLRVIRYLIEIVDSGGFARASEKVHITQPALSKAIQQLEHELDVTLLERGKRGTRVKLTSAGELVYRHGQTLLANKQTLLNELSAQRGLTLGQLKLGLAPLGSAELFAPVIAKYRDTYPKIDMELLVRGSVELKEALIKGEIELATGIIALDKEFEGILVRDEPMVVILPKHHVLANEKSLRLEQISLEPQIMFESGFSLHRMVLESCEQAGFTPKNVTKISQAEFGIALVAAGAGNLLLPKMIAQRHRVAGIVSVPLIGSDLRWKMSLFWRKEQVLSFAAKAMIEMIKQTSPA from the coding sequence ATGGATCTACGCGTCATTCGTTATCTAATTGAGATAGTCGACTCCGGCGGCTTCGCCAGAGCCTCAGAGAAGGTACACATTACTCAACCAGCACTATCAAAGGCTATTCAGCAATTAGAGCATGAACTAGATGTCACCCTACTCGAACGCGGTAAGCGAGGCACTAGGGTCAAGCTAACCTCAGCCGGTGAACTGGTATATCGCCATGGACAAACCTTACTGGCCAACAAACAAACCTTACTCAATGAGCTCTCGGCCCAACGTGGGCTAACCTTGGGGCAGTTAAAACTCGGTTTGGCTCCACTGGGCAGCGCCGAGCTCTTCGCTCCGGTGATCGCAAAATACCGAGATACATATCCTAAGATAGACATGGAGTTATTAGTCCGAGGTTCTGTTGAACTAAAAGAGGCCTTGATTAAAGGAGAGATAGAGCTAGCCACTGGCATAATAGCGCTGGACAAAGAGTTCGAAGGCATCTTGGTACGTGATGAGCCTATGGTCGTCATCTTGCCTAAGCATCACGTTTTAGCCAATGAGAAGTCCCTGAGACTCGAACAGATCTCCCTCGAGCCACAGATCATGTTCGAATCCGGCTTCTCGCTACATCGCATGGTGTTAGAAAGCTGTGAGCAAGCAGGTTTCACACCGAAAAATGTCACCAAAATTAGTCAGGCAGAATTTGGCATAGCCTTAGTCGCCGCAGGTGCGGGCAACTTGTTACTGCCTAAGATGATCGCCCAGCGTCACAGGGTAGCAGGGATTGTTTCAGTGCCACTTATCGGCTCAGACTTGAGGTGGAAGATGTCACTGTTTTGGCGCAAGGAACAAGTGCTCTCCTTTGCAGCGAAAGCCATGATTGAGATGATAAAACAAACAAGCCCAGCGTAA
- a CDS encoding CidA/LrgA family protein, with protein sequence MLQTLAQVSLFCLLAVICVQVEQYFNLPIPGSVIGLAIVLVLLLTKTLPEPGVSLGSAWLIGELLLFFIPPVVSVIKYQSLFENFGVQLVVVLVLGTVFVLVGTGFVVDRVFRFERRMNHQRVQAQQIREMEG encoded by the coding sequence ATGCTACAGACCTTGGCACAGGTGAGTCTGTTTTGTCTGTTGGCGGTTATCTGCGTACAAGTCGAGCAATATTTTAATCTGCCTATCCCAGGCAGTGTCATAGGTCTGGCTATCGTCCTGGTACTCTTACTCACTAAGACGCTTCCTGAACCTGGGGTTAGCTTAGGTTCGGCCTGGTTGATCGGCGAGTTGCTGCTGTTTTTTATCCCTCCAGTAGTCTCAGTGATTAAATATCAAAGCTTATTTGAAAATTTCGGTGTACAGCTGGTAGTCGTGCTAGTGCTAGGGACGGTATTTGTGTTGGTAGGGACAGGATTTGTGGTCGATCGTGTATTTCGTTTCGAGCGTAGAATGAACCATCAGCGTGTTCAGGCCCAGCAGATAAGAGAGATGGAAGGTTAA
- a CDS encoding LrgB family protein, producing the protein MPIFEDTGAALVGVFSLVMTLACYFGAKYAYDKYKFWWLSPIMLAPLGIVSLVLLLDIPLTSYFQFSQLLTLMLTPAVIAFAVPIYRERHLIAKYPLTLSIGVLVGLFLGLLSSWGLSKLVSLPPELSQSVLVRFVSTPFAMEATSSFGGLPELTAMLVLLTGVLGMLICEPIFRMAKINTSLGKGAALGASAHGVGAAKASEIGEEEGVVASLTMIFTGIAMVIMAPLFSLFLV; encoded by the coding sequence ATGCCTATTTTCGAAGATACAGGTGCGGCCTTAGTAGGCGTTTTCAGTTTAGTCATGACACTAGCGTGTTATTTCGGCGCCAAATATGCCTATGATAAATATAAATTTTGGTGGTTGTCGCCCATCATGTTGGCACCTCTTGGGATTGTTTCTCTGGTGTTATTGCTGGATATTCCCCTGACTAGCTATTTTCAATTTAGTCAGCTGTTGACCTTGATGTTGACGCCTGCGGTCATCGCCTTCGCTGTGCCCATCTATCGTGAGCGGCATTTAATTGCTAAATATCCACTCACACTCTCTATAGGTGTGTTAGTCGGACTCTTCCTCGGCTTGCTCTCGTCTTGGGGCCTGTCTAAGTTAGTCTCACTACCACCTGAGTTATCTCAAAGTGTCTTGGTCCGTTTCGTTTCTACCCCTTTCGCCATGGAGGCAACATCGAGTTTTGGCGGCTTACCTGAGCTAACAGCCATGTTGGTTTTGCTTACCGGAGTATTAGGCATGTTAATTTGCGAGCCGATATTTAGGATGGCAAAGATTAACACATCTCTAGGAAAGGGCGCTGCGCTAGGAGCATCGGCTCACGGTGTTGGCGCTGCCAAAGCGTCAGAAATCGGCGAGGAGGAAGGAGTGGTTGCCAGCCTTACTATGATCTTTACTGGTATTGCTATGGTCATTATGGCGCCATTATTTAGCCTATTCCTTGTTTAA